One Vicinamibacterales bacterium DNA window includes the following coding sequences:
- a CDS encoding hemolysin family protein: MPGVGTEIVVVLLLLVANGVFAMSEISIVAARKVRLQQRADDGDRRAAAALALANAPTQFLSTVQVGISLVGVLAGAYGGATIAEPVQAWVAQVPVLAPYAEALSFGLVVAVITYLSLIIGELVPKRIGLNHPETIASWVATPMQWLARLGGPVVALLTGSTNIVLRVFGIKGEVEPHLTEDEIRAVISQGAESGALEENEETLVQRVFRVGDQRVGAIMTPRLDIEWVDVDSTGEELRGFLSGHAHGQFVVCHGSLDNVLGTVRAADLLSVAMKNAPITLKSLVRDPLFVPDSMGVFPLLEALKASHRHLAIVLDEFGAVEGLVTVTDVLEAFVGSLPTDAGADRPITVRADGSWLVEGALPISEVANEIGMGDLPEDEMGAYHTLGGFVMTRLGRIPRTADAFEWGGMRFEVMDMDGRRIDKVLVSRVAAPPSSPAGPGDVSD; this comes from the coding sequence ATGCCGGGCGTCGGGACCGAAATCGTCGTCGTGCTGTTGCTGCTCGTGGCCAACGGCGTGTTCGCGATGTCGGAGATCTCGATCGTGGCCGCCCGGAAGGTCCGGCTGCAGCAGCGGGCCGACGACGGCGACCGGCGGGCGGCTGCCGCGCTGGCCCTGGCGAACGCGCCGACCCAGTTCCTGTCCACGGTCCAGGTCGGGATCTCGCTCGTGGGCGTGCTGGCCGGCGCGTACGGCGGCGCCACCATCGCCGAGCCCGTCCAGGCGTGGGTGGCGCAGGTGCCGGTGCTGGCGCCCTACGCCGAGGCCCTGTCGTTCGGGCTCGTCGTGGCCGTCATCACGTATCTGTCGCTCATCATCGGCGAGCTGGTCCCGAAGCGGATCGGCCTGAACCACCCCGAGACGATCGCGTCCTGGGTCGCCACGCCCATGCAGTGGCTGGCCCGGCTCGGCGGTCCGGTCGTGGCCCTGCTCACGGGATCCACCAACATCGTGCTGCGCGTCTTCGGGATCAAGGGCGAGGTCGAGCCGCACCTCACCGAGGACGAGATTCGCGCCGTCATCAGCCAGGGCGCCGAGAGCGGCGCGCTCGAGGAGAACGAGGAGACGCTGGTGCAGCGCGTCTTCCGCGTGGGCGACCAGCGCGTCGGCGCCATCATGACGCCCCGGCTCGACATCGAGTGGGTGGACGTGGACTCGACCGGCGAGGAGCTGCGCGGGTTCCTGAGCGGCCACGCGCACGGCCAGTTCGTCGTGTGCCACGGCTCCCTCGACAACGTGCTCGGCACGGTGCGCGCGGCCGACCTGCTGTCGGTCGCGATGAAGAACGCGCCGATCACGCTCAAGAGCCTCGTGCGCGATCCCCTGTTCGTGCCCGACTCGATGGGGGTCTTCCCGCTGCTCGAGGCGCTCAAGGCCTCGCATCGCCACCTGGCCATCGTGCTCGACGAGTTCGGCGCGGTCGAGGGGCTGGTCACGGTCACCGACGTGCTCGAGGCCTTCGTGGGCAGCCTGCCCACCGACGCGGGCGCCGATCGCCCCATCACGGTGCGGGCGGACGGGAGCTGGCTCGTCGAGGGCGCGCTGCCGATCTCCGAGGTCGCCAACGAGATCGGCATGGGCGACCTGCCCGAGGACGAGATGGGCGCGTACCACACCCTCGGCGGCTTCGTCATGACGCGCCTCGGCCGCATTCCGCGCACCGCCGACGCCTTCGAGTGGGGCGGCATGCGCTTCGAGGTGATGGACATGGACGGCCGCCGCATCGACAAGGTGCTCGTGTCGCGCGTGGCGGCGCCCCCGTCCTCACCCGCCGGCCCGGGCGACGTCAGCGACTGA